The Devosia sp. genome segment CGATGCGGTGGCGCTTTTGGTGGACGACACCATGCTGCGCGCCCGGCTGCGCCAGGACCTCAAAGCGGTACCGGACCTGGCCCGCGCCCTCTCCCGGCTCAGCCTCGAGCGCGGCGGTCCGCGTGATCTGGCCGCCATCGGCAAGGCGGTCAGCGCGGCGATTGCGCTGTCGGGTCACCTCGCTGCCGTCGCCGAGCCGCCGCAGGTGCTGGCTGAACTGGGCACGATCCTGGCCTCGGCGCCCCGGCCGCTGGCTTCCGAACTGGCGCTGGCGCTGGATGACGACCTGCCGCTATTGAGCCGCGACGGTGGCTTCGTGCGCGCCGCCTATGACGGCCGGCTCGATGAAGAGCGCGCGCTGGGACAGGAAACCCGTGCCGTGGTTGCGGCGCTGCAGGCCCGGCTGGTCGAAGAAACCGGATTGCGCACCCTGCGCATCAAGCACAATGGGGTATTGGGCTATTTCGTCGAAGTGCCCTCGGCCCAGGGCGGCAAGCTTCTGGAGCCGCCCCTGCGCGACACCTTCATTCATCGCCAGACCCTGGCCAATGCCATGCGGTTCACCACGACGGAACTGGCGGAGCTCGAAGGCCGGATCGCCAAGGCGCAGGACGCCGCGCTCGCCATCGAAACCGCCATCTTTACGCGGCTGCGCGAGGCGGTGCTGGCCCGCACCGCCGATCTGCAGGCCCTGGCAGACCGCCTTGCCGAACTCGATGTGTTCGCCGCTCTCGCCGAAGTGTCCGCCACGCGGCACTATTGCCGCCCGATCGTCGACGACAGCCTTGCTTTCGCCATTTCCGGCGGGCGCCATCCGGTCGTGGAAATCATGGTGCAGCAAGCCGGCCAGAGTTTCGTGGCCAATGACGCGGACCTTTCGGGCAGCGATGCCGCGGGCGGCGGTGCCCTGTGGCTGGTGACCGGCCCCAATATGGGCGGTAAATCCACCTTTTTGCGCCAGAATGCCCTCATCGCCATCCTGGCGCAGATGGGCTGCTTCGTGCCCGCCGACAGCGCCCATATCGGGGTTGTCGACCGCCTGTTTTCGCGGGTCGGGGCCAGCGATGACATCGCTCATGGCCGCTCGACCTTCATGGTCGAAATGGTCGAAACGGCAGCTATTCTCAATCGCGCGACGCGGCAAAGCCTGGTGGTGCTCGACGAGATCGGGCGCGGTACGGCGACGTTTGACGGGCTATCCATTGCCTGGGCTTCGGTGGAGGCTCTGCACGAAACCACCGGCTGCCGGGCCCTGTTCGCCACCCATTTCCACGAGCTGACGAGCCTTGCCAAGACTCTTGGCCGGGTTGCCAATGTCACCATGAAGGTGCGCGAATGGGAGGGCGAAGTGGTCTTCCTGCACGAAGTGGGGCCGGGCGCTGCCGACCGCTCCTATGGTATCCAGGTGGCGCGCCTGGCCGGCCTGCCTGAAACCGTGCTGACCCGGGCCCGACAGGTGCTCGACCTGCTCGAGCAGCGCGCCGCCGGCACCGGCTCTTCCAGCAGCAAGGCCGGCGTGCTAGACGACTTGCCGCTCTTTGCCCATCGGCCGCCCGCCCCGGCGCCCAAGGGCAAGGATCCCGTTCACGATGCGCTCGATGCCCTCCGTCCCGATGAAATGACGCCGCGGGAGGCAATCGAGATGCTCTACCAGTTGAAGAATATTCGCGATGACGCTCGCCGAAGCTGAGGCCAAGCCCAAAAAGGCACTCTTCGCGCTCAAGAGTGCCGAGACGATCCTGGCTGAGCTCGACGCGGCCGTGGGCGCCGAGCCGCCCAAGACCCCGGCCGCCCGCGCCCTGGTGCTGGCCCATATCCGCCAGACCCTTGCCGAAGCGCGCAAGAGCGCCGAAGCTGAACTCTTGGCCAATGGGCGGGGCACCCGCTGCGCCCAGAATATCTGCGATGCCCAGGATGAAATCATCCGCGCGGTGCATCGCTATGCGGTGAGCCGGGTCTATCCGGTGGACAATCCTTCCGGCGCCGAGGCCGTCGCCCTGGCCGCGGTGGGCGGCTATGGCCGCGGCACGCTGGCGCCGGGCAGCGATATCGACCTGTTGTTCATCCTGCCCTACAAGCAGACGCCCTGGGGCGAGCAGGTCACCGAATATATCCTCTACATGCTCTGGGACCTCGGCCAGAAGGTCGGGCACGCGGTGCGCTCGGTCGACGAATGCATCCGCATGGCCCGGGCCGACATGACGGTGCGCACCGCCACGCTCGAAGCGCGGTTCCTCACCGGCGACAAGGCACTTTACGAGCAATTGGTGCATCGGTTCGAAACCGAAATCATGCCCAAGACCGGGCCCGAATTCATCGCCGCGAAAATGGCCGAGCGCGATGAGCGGCACAAGCAGATGGGCAATACCCGCTATGTGGTCGAGCCCAATATCAAGGACGGCAAGGGGGGCCTG includes the following:
- the mutS gene encoding DNA mismatch repair protein MutS; amino-acid sequence: MDHTPLEADKAGPAAVGLTPMMAQYFEIKSVNPGYLLFYRMGDFYELFFEDAEIASAALGIVLTKRGKHLGEDIGMCGVPIHAANDYLNKLIKLGHRVAICEQMEDPAEAKKRGSKSVVRRDVVRLVTPGTLTEDDHLDARSANYLACLAMLRHGDTDFALAWADISTGETFVSDLRADQVQDEMARIDPAELLLTDAVRAALTERHLFAPGWAQIAVSIPVADSEAALPALRETFSSDSFDPTALSRVGRAALGALAQYVAESQKGRHPPLRPPQANAGDLTMSIDAATRASLEILQTQRGQVKGSLRQAVDLTVTAPGARLLAARLAAPLRQAQPINARLDAVALLVDDTMLRARLRQDLKAVPDLARALSRLSLERGGPRDLAAIGKAVSAAIALSGHLAAVAEPPQVLAELGTILASAPRPLASELALALDDDLPLLSRDGGFVRAAYDGRLDEERALGQETRAVVAALQARLVEETGLRTLRIKHNGVLGYFVEVPSAQGGKLLEPPLRDTFIHRQTLANAMRFTTTELAELEGRIAKAQDAALAIETAIFTRLREAVLARTADLQALADRLAELDVFAALAEVSATRHYCRPIVDDSLAFAISGGRHPVVEIMVQQAGQSFVANDADLSGSDAAGGGALWLVTGPNMGGKSTFLRQNALIAILAQMGCFVPADSAHIGVVDRLFSRVGASDDIAHGRSTFMVEMVETAAILNRATRQSLVVLDEIGRGTATFDGLSIAWASVEALHETTGCRALFATHFHELTSLAKTLGRVANVTMKVREWEGEVVFLHEVGPGAADRSYGIQVARLAGLPETVLTRARQVLDLLEQRAAGTGSSSSKAGVLDDLPLFAHRPPAPAPKGKDPVHDALDALRPDEMTPREAIEMLYQLKNIRDDARRS